One genomic region from Quercus robur chromosome 4, dhQueRobu3.1, whole genome shotgun sequence encodes:
- the LOC126720390 gene encoding disease resistance protein RPV1-like, which produces MALVTSKGGLSSSSSSSFTHQLKNFDVFLNFRGEDTRLGFTGHLYNALCQQGINTFIDDNFQRGEEISAGLLKIIESSRISIIVFSENYASSTWCLDELIKIVECKKNDQLVRPIFYNIDPSEVRNQKGKFGEALSKHEEKIKDNKKLHSWREALHEAANISGWHYKHDYIEFEFIQEIVEEISNYKLNRMPLFVAKYPVGINSRIEAIILQLDIGSNDVRMLGMYGLSGVGKTTIAKAVYNKIFYNFERSFFLENVREKSRTFDGIIQLQEILLCEALGNRQLKVCNESKRTIAIENILRNKRILLILDDVDKSDQIERLIGGCDWFASGSRIIITTRDKHLLHTFRICHSSYMVNELGDHEALELFSMHSFQKNKPEEDYLELTNQVICYAKGIPLALSIIGANLHGRSEMEWKSALDKYERIPDKDIQKVLQVSYQGLDDTEQNIFLDLACFFKGHFKDYVVDILNSCDLYPVIGIQKLIDKCLINVDRFNKLWMHDLLQQMGREIVRQESPQKPELRSRLWYYEDAFEVLMENKGSNNIRGMMIVPPEPTKLQLEANCFEKMKNLKFLMVGNVDICRGLEYLPNGLRVLDWLWFPLSSLPSNFRPQNLVALNLPQSRIILDKLFKRMQCRSLTHMNFHNCQYIRRLPDLLSATPNVKNLDLNDCRKLVKIHDSIGYLDKLESWDLRGCFELRILPSCIVMKSLKFLFLLDCKRVRRFPDIPQRMENLKYLNLAYTAITELPPSIGNLPGLEMLEIGSPFYLCQLPISIYELQHISQLNLYGNVQFPKSVGIGRQAPLNFLKKLTSCFTHLEKTKDLNLRECIIRFNRLRRIEAYSCILLNSESLRKLILQFGRKLGLPQDMKCSGVKIDLHSHHKLSHQIDFSSRVSISELRALLIKSFPNIDAYLVSDLAEIYSIGVPGKKIPKWFNHQSAESTILFWVGPEFPIVALCVAFHLVPLKDSYADNDSYGFVRDDIISWDCDLIIFINGHKRPFIERMFFRFLKCDHIWFLGMPHSQSLRKFGDLMQGDRNHVQISCKISHWTSEFRKFAPMVAGMGVHVECICSPLNSIIIQDNSQNVDDSEDTMLTPLLPPCSTSNGSHTNLGCLNGLKTLETLLTLSDI; this is translated from the exons ATGGCTCTTGTGACTAGCAAAGGAGGcttatcttcatcttcatcttcctctTTCACCCACCAACTCAAGAACTTTGATGTCTTCTTGAATTTCAGAGGTGAAGATACCCGTCTTGGTTTTACAGGCCATTTGTATAATGCTTTGTGTCAACAGGGTATCAACACCTTtattgatgataactttcaaagGGGAGAAGAAATTTCTGCAGGACTTCTCAAAATCATTGAAAGTTCAAGGATTTCAATAATTGTATTCTCTGAAAACTATGCGTCCTCCACATGGTGCTTGGATGAACTTATCAAGATTGTTGAGTGTAAGAAGAATGACCAATTAGTGCGACCAATTTTTTACAACATAGATCCATCAGAAGTTCGTAACCAAAAGGGAAAGTTTGGAGAAGCATTATctaaacatgaagaaaaaataaaggataaCAAGAAGCTGCACAGTTGGAGGGAAGCTTTACATGAAGCTGCCAATATATCTGGTTGGCATTACAAGCACGA CtatattgaatttgaatttatccaAGAAATCGTTGAAGAGatctcaaattataaattaaatcgGATGCCATTATTTGTTGCTAAATACCCAGTTGGAATAAATTCTCGCATAGAGGCCATAATATTGCAATTAGATATTGGGTCAAATGATGTTCGTATGTTAGGTATGTATGGCCTCAGTGGAGTGGGTAAAACAACCATTGCAAAAGCTgtttataacaaaattttttacaatttcgaAAGAAGCttctttttggaaaatgttagAGAAAAGTCAAGGACATTTGATGGCATTATTCAACTACAAGAGATACTTCTTTGTGAGGCCCTAGGGAATAGACAACTGAAGGTGTGCAATGAATCAAAAAGAACCATTGCGATAGAGAACATACTTCGCAATAAAAGAattcttttaattcttgatgatgtggataAATCAGACCAAATAGAAAGATTGATTGGAGGATGTGATTGGTTTGCTTCTGGAAGTCGAATCATTATAACAACAAGAGATAAACATTTGTTACATACTTTTAGAATTTGTCATTCATCTTACATGGTTAACGAATTAGGTGATCATGAAGCTCTTGAACTATTTAGTATGCActcctttcaaaaaaacaaacctGAGGAAGATTATTTAGAACTTACTAATCAAGTTATATGTTATGCCAAGGGCATTCCATTAGCTCTATCAATAATTGGTGCCAATTTGCATGGAAGAAgtgaaatggaatggaaaagTGCATTAGACAAGTATGAAAGGATTCCTGACAAAGATATACAAAAAGTACTCCAAGTAAGTTATCAAGGATTGGATGATACggaacaaaatatttttctcgATCTTGCATGTTTCTTCAAGGGTCATTTCAAGGATTATGTTGTGGATATACTAAATTCTTGCGATCTATACCCAGTTATTGGTATTCAAAAACTTATTGATAAGTGTCTTATAAATGTTGATCGATTTAACAAATTATGGATGCATGACTTGCTACAGCAAATGGGTAGAGAGATTGTCCGACAGGAATCACCCCAAAAACCCGAACTACGTAGTAGATTATGGTATTATGAGGATGCTTTTGAAGTACTAATGGAAAATAAG GGATCAAATAACATTCGAGGCATGATGATAGTCCCGCCTGAACCAACGAAGTTGCAACTAGAAGCTAATTGTtttgaaaagatgaaaaatctcAAGTTCCTTATGGTTGGTAATGTGGATATTTGCAGAGGTCTTGAATATCTCCCTAATGGATTAAGGGTGCTTGATTGGCTATGGTTTCCTTTATCCTCCTTACCATCCAATTTTCGTCCTCAAAACCTTGTTGCACTCAACTTGCCACAAAGTCGGATTATATTGGACAAGCTTTTCAAG aGGATGCAATGTAGAAGCTTGACACATATGAATTTTCATAACTGTCAATACATTAGGAGATTACCAGACTTATTGAGTGCCACCCCAAATGTAAAGAACTTGGATCTCAATGATTGTAGAAAATTAGTCAAGATTCATGACTCTATTGGATATCTTGATAAGCTTGAAAGCTGGGACCTTCGGGGTTGCTTTGAACTTCGTATTCTTCCAAGCTGCATTGTGATGAAAtctcttaaatttttatttcttttggattGCAAAAGGGTTAGGAGGTTCCCCGATATTCCACAAAGAATGGAAAATTTAAAGTATCTAAATCTAGCATACACTGCCATTACAGAGCTTCCTCCATCAATTGGAAATCTCCCTGGGCTTGAGATGTTAGAGATAGGTTCCCCTTTCTATTTGTGTCAGCTTCCAATTAGCATTTATGAATTGCAACATATTTCCCAACTCAATCTCTATGGTAATGTCCAATTTCCAAAGAGCGTGGGAATTGGCAGACAAGCCccattgaattttctaaaaaagttAACTTCATGTTTCACCCATCTAGAGAAAACTAAAGATTTGAACCTCCGAGAATGTATTATCAGATTCAATAGGTTAAGAAGAATAGAAGCATATTCCTGCATTTTGTTGAATTCAGAATCattaagaaaattaatcctTCAG TTTGGAAGAAAATTAGGGCTTCCACAAGATATGAAATGTTCAGGAGTGAAGATTGATTTGCATTCACATCACAAATTATCGCATCAGATTGATTTCTCTTCCCGGGTGTCCATCTCTGAGCTCCGTGCACTTTTAATCAAGTCCTTTCCCAATATAGATGCGTATCTGGTGAGTGATTTAGCAGAAATATATAGTATTGGAGTACCAGGAAAGAAGATTCCAAAGTGGTTTAACCATCAAAGCGCAGAGAGTACCATATTATTTTGGGTTGGTCCTGAATTTCCTATAGTTGCTCTTTGTGTTGCTTTTCATCTAGTTCCGTTAAAGGACAGTTATGCTGATAATGATAGCTATGGTTTTGTTCGTGATGATATAATCAGTTGGGATTGTGATCTCATAATTTTCATCAATGGTCATAAGCGACCTTTTATTGAGAGAATGTTCTTTCGTTTTTTGAAGTGTGATCATATTTGGTTTTTGGGTATGCCTCACAGCCAATCACTGAGGAAATTTGGAGACTTGATGCAAGGTGATCGGAATCATGTTCAGATTTCATGTAAAATCTCTCATTGGACAAGTGAATTTAGAAAATTTGCTCCTATGGTTGCAGGGATGGGGGTACATGTGGAATGCATTTGTTCTCCTCTGAATTCCATTATCATCCAAGACAACTCTCAAAATGTTGATGACTCTGAAGACACTATGCTCACACCTTTACTACCTCCTTGCTCCACTTCTAATGGTTCACATACGAATCTTGGGTGTCTTAATGGACTCAAGACGTTGGAGACCCTGCTAACACTAAGTGACATTTGA